A DNA window from Chryseobacterium sp. MEBOG06 contains the following coding sequences:
- a CDS encoding PQQ-dependent sugar dehydrogenase produces the protein MKKLLFSISIVSSLIVNSQSINLEEFVTGLTSPVEITNANDNRLFVVQQNGIIKIIQPNGTVNPANFLNIDSKIIFGGERGLLGLAFHPQYSTNGYFFVYYNNPSGNVVVARYSVSSTDPNIADPNSEKILLNIPKPFDNHNGGSIHFAPDGKLWIITGDGGSGGDPNNNAQNKNVLLGKMLRIDVDATGPYNIPADNPFVGAAIDGADEIWAYGLRNGWKFSFDLTTGNVMIADVGQGAIEEINKMPITQAGLNYGWRCYEGNNSYNPAGCPAQSTMTFPIAVYDHSGGKCSITGGYVYRGSQYPSLQGKYFFADYCSTQIGILDNNNTITWTSAYTGNNFSTFGQDSQNELYVAAVNSGKIFKISTGTLGTQDNNNLGSVKVYPNPASKEIFINGIKDKNATAEIISAEGRKVLETDQIVNGKAIDISKISAGVYFINLKSGDTKSYSQKLIIK, from the coding sequence ATGAAAAAACTACTTTTTAGCATCAGTATTGTTTCTTCCTTAATTGTTAATTCTCAAAGCATTAATTTGGAAGAATTTGTGACCGGGCTTACCAGTCCGGTAGAGATTACGAATGCCAATGACAACCGTTTGTTTGTCGTACAGCAGAACGGTATTATCAAAATTATCCAGCCCAATGGAACCGTTAATCCAGCAAATTTTCTGAATATCGATTCAAAAATTATTTTTGGTGGCGAAAGGGGGCTTTTGGGGCTTGCTTTTCATCCTCAATACTCTACCAATGGGTATTTTTTTGTGTATTATAACAACCCAAGCGGAAATGTTGTTGTCGCAAGATACAGTGTCAGCTCTACGGATCCCAACATTGCAGATCCCAATTCTGAAAAAATACTATTGAACATTCCGAAACCATTCGACAACCACAACGGTGGAAGCATTCATTTTGCTCCTGACGGAAAACTCTGGATTATCACCGGCGACGGAGGAAGCGGCGGAGACCCCAATAATAATGCACAAAATAAAAATGTTCTTCTGGGAAAAATGCTGAGAATAGATGTAGATGCTACCGGCCCTTATAATATTCCTGCAGATAATCCTTTTGTAGGGGCTGCAATAGATGGCGCAGACGAAATATGGGCCTACGGACTACGAAATGGATGGAAATTTTCTTTTGACCTCACAACAGGAAATGTGATGATTGCTGACGTGGGACAGGGAGCCATAGAAGAGATCAACAAAATGCCTATCACTCAGGCAGGTTTAAATTATGGCTGGCGCTGCTATGAGGGAAACAATTCTTACAACCCTGCAGGATGTCCTGCACAGTCTACAATGACATTCCCTATTGCTGTGTATGATCATTCAGGTGGAAAATGCTCTATTACCGGAGGATATGTTTACAGAGGCTCTCAATATCCATCTCTACAGGGAAAATACTTTTTTGCAGACTACTGTTCTACTCAGATCGGAATACTGGATAATAATAACACGATCACATGGACTTCAGCCTACACTGGAAACAACTTTTCTACTTTTGGTCAGGATTCACAAAACGAATTGTATGTAGCTGCTGTTAACAGCGGAAAGATTTTTAAAATAAGTACGGGAACTCTGGGCACACAGGATAATAATAATCTGGGATCAGTAAAAGTGTATCCAAATCCTGCTTCTAAAGAAATCTTCATCAACGGAATTAAAGATAAAAATGCTACTGCAGAGATCATCAGTGCAGAGGGACGAAAAGTACTGGAAACTGATCAGATTGTCAATGGCAAAGCAATTGATATTTCAAAAATATCTGCTGGAGTTTATTTTATTAATCTGAAATCGGGAGACACTAAGTCTTACAGCCAAAAATTGATCATTAAATAG
- the secD gene encoding protein translocase subunit SecD — translation MQGKGLITIVAIVLGLICLNELLPTWYASKIESQIEAAKGNEKEIKRIKEDTLNLGYTKLYYSKAKDKEMKLGLDLKGGINVLLEINQRDLVNDLTNYSTNPVLIEALNKTDEAQKNSTKSYIDNFFEQFDAVNKAKGTNLKLADPELFGNTNLSEIKYNTTDDQVKSIVKRRIDLSVGTAFEVIRTRIDKLGAIQPNVQRVPGTARISVEMPGMKDIDKVKKMLQTSAKLQFWEVQQVPEIAPYFQSLTSIVAAKGDSMGVAKNVNFMNLLQLDKLRTNGVANVKLSDTAAVNKILNSKIGLASRPANIKYTQFMWGYKPEATSPDDLVLYAIRGNINQKAPVDGAVESANISYDELSRVVVDMQMDSKGAKEWKTLTEKNVGKPVAVTLDGRVYTAPNVVNAIPNGRTQISGNFSQEEAKELVDVLGAGKLPAGAKVVQATQVGPSLGQESINAGMISFAIAFLIIIVYIIFYYGGAGVYAVIAMVINLFYIFGIMDSGDFTLTLPGIAGIVLTMAMAVDTNVIIYERTKEELFAGKNILEAYKDGFKHALSAIIDGHSTTLLTAVVLFFFGTGPIKGFALTLMIGIIMTLFTSVLLSRVMIFSRLNKGKHLSVWTPPTKNLFRNTWIDFIGKRKYAYIVSAVLTVICIGSMVTHGFKYGIDFTGGRNYVVRFDKEVNANDVEEKLVKLFRTEDGKNSSVEAKTFGNANQLKISTDYLIEDESLKADQTIEQKLYEGLKGDLPANITLNDFKSADKDHAGIISSEKVGPTVADDIQTHGILAVIAALGGIFLYILFRFRKWQFSLGAVAALFHDAVIILGTYSLLHKYMPFNMEINQDFIAAILTVLGYSINDTVIIFDRIREYLREKKSLTLAGLFDDSISSTLGRTFNTSFTTILVILAIFIFGGDNLRGFMFAMLIGIGFGTYSSIFIASAIAYDFLKTGKEDEVHGKTTSEKEVLASK, via the coding sequence ATGCAAGGAAAAGGACTTATTACAATTGTTGCTATTGTCCTGGGGTTGATCTGCTTAAACGAGCTATTACCAACCTGGTACGCCAGCAAAATTGAATCGCAGATTGAAGCTGCGAAAGGAAACGAGAAAGAGATCAAACGGATCAAGGAAGATACTCTTAATCTTGGGTATACGAAGCTTTATTATTCAAAAGCTAAAGACAAGGAAATGAAACTTGGTCTTGACCTAAAAGGTGGGATCAACGTTCTATTGGAAATCAACCAGAGAGATTTGGTAAATGATTTAACCAATTATTCAACAAACCCTGTTCTTATTGAGGCTTTAAATAAGACTGATGAGGCTCAGAAAAACTCAACAAAATCTTACATCGACAACTTCTTTGAACAGTTCGATGCGGTAAACAAAGCGAAAGGAACAAACCTTAAGCTTGCTGATCCGGAACTTTTCGGAAATACCAATCTATCTGAAATCAAGTACAACACTACTGATGATCAGGTGAAAAGTATTGTTAAAAGAAGAATTGATCTTTCAGTAGGTACAGCTTTCGAGGTAATCAGAACGAGAATTGACAAGCTTGGAGCTATCCAGCCAAACGTTCAGAGAGTACCTGGTACAGCTAGAATTTCTGTGGAAATGCCTGGTATGAAGGATATCGACAAAGTGAAGAAAATGCTTCAGACTTCTGCAAAACTTCAATTCTGGGAAGTACAGCAGGTTCCTGAAATCGCACCTTATTTCCAATCCTTGACAAGTATTGTTGCTGCAAAAGGAGATTCTATGGGAGTTGCAAAGAACGTAAACTTCATGAATCTTTTACAGCTTGACAAATTAAGAACAAATGGTGTTGCGAACGTAAAACTATCTGATACTGCTGCTGTAAACAAAATTTTAAACAGTAAAATTGGATTGGCTTCACGTCCTGCCAACATTAAATATACACAATTCATGTGGGGTTACAAACCTGAAGCTACAAGCCCGGACGATTTGGTATTGTATGCGATCAGAGGTAACATCAATCAAAAGGCTCCAGTAGATGGTGCTGTAGAATCTGCAAATATCAGCTACGATGAATTGAGTAGAGTGGTAGTAGATATGCAGATGGATTCTAAAGGAGCAAAAGAGTGGAAAACTCTGACTGAGAAAAACGTAGGGAAACCAGTGGCGGTAACGCTTGATGGTAGAGTTTATACTGCTCCAAACGTTGTAAATGCTATTCCTAACGGAAGAACTCAAATCTCCGGTAACTTCTCTCAGGAAGAAGCTAAAGAATTGGTAGACGTTTTAGGAGCTGGTAAATTACCTGCTGGTGCAAAAGTAGTTCAGGCTACTCAGGTAGGTCCGTCTCTAGGACAGGAGTCTATCAACGCAGGTATGATTTCATTTGCTATTGCATTCTTAATTATCATTGTTTATATCATTTTCTACTACGGTGGAGCTGGTGTATATGCAGTAATTGCGATGGTAATTAACTTATTCTATATTTTCGGAATTATGGATTCCGGAGACTTTACGCTTACTCTTCCTGGTATCGCCGGTATCGTATTGACGATGGCGATGGCGGTAGATACAAACGTAATTATCTATGAAAGAACGAAAGAAGAATTATTTGCCGGTAAGAATATCTTAGAGGCTTATAAGGATGGTTTCAAACACGCATTAAGTGCGATTATTGATGGTCACTCCACTACATTATTGACGGCAGTTGTACTATTCTTCTTCGGAACAGGGCCTATTAAAGGATTTGCTTTGACATTGATGATCGGTATTATCATGACATTGTTCACTTCTGTATTGTTATCAAGAGTAATGATCTTCAGCAGACTGAACAAAGGAAAGCACCTTTCTGTATGGACTCCACCTACGAAGAACCTATTCAGAAATACGTGGATCGACTTTATCGGAAAGAGAAAATATGCTTATATTGTTTCTGCGGTATTAACAGTTATCTGTATCGGATCTATGGTTACTCACGGATTTAAATATGGTATTGATTTTACTGGTGGTAGAAACTATGTAGTTAGATTCGATAAAGAAGTTAATGCTAACGATGTTGAAGAAAAATTAGTAAAACTATTTAGAACTGAAGACGGTAAAAACTCTTCTGTAGAAGCTAAGACTTTCGGAAATGCTAATCAGCTGAAAATCTCTACTGATTACCTTATTGAAGATGAGTCTTTAAAAGCTGACCAGACTATTGAACAAAAATTATACGAAGGGTTAAAAGGAGATCTTCCGGCTAACATTACCTTGAATGATTTCAAATCTGCAGATAAAGACCACGCAGGTATCATTTCTTCTGAAAAAGTAGGTCCTACTGTAGCTGACGATATTCAGACTCATGGTATTCTTGCTGTAATTGCTGCTTTAGGAGGTATTTTCTTATACATCTTATTCAGATTTAGAAAATGGCAGTTCTCTCTAGGTGCTGTAGCGGCTTTATTCCACGATGCGGTTATTATTTTAGGAACGTATTCATTACTTCACAAATATATGCCGTTCAACATGGAGATCAATCAGGATTTCATTGCTGCAATCCTTACTGTATTAGGATACTCAATTAATGATACGGTAATTATCTTCGACAGAATTAGAGAATATCTGAGAGAGAAGAAATCATTAACATTGGCGGGATTATTTGATGACTCTATTTCAAGTACATTAGGTAGAACGTTTAACACCTCATTTACTACGATCCTGGTAATCTTAGCGATTTTCATTTTCGGTGGTGATAACTTAAGAGGATTTATGTTTGCGATGTTAATCGGTATTGGATTCGGTACTTACTCATCCATCTTTATTGCATCAGCAATTGCTTATGATTTCCTTAAGACAGGAAAAGAAGATGAAGTGCATGGGAAGACCACTTCCGAAAAAGAAGTACTAGCTTCAAAGTAA
- a CDS encoding TCR/Tet family MFS transporter yields the protein MENSKKKAAIGFIFITLLIDITGWGIIIPVVPKLIEELIHADISEAAKYGGWLGFAYAFTQFIFSPLVGNLSDKYGRRPIILISLFGFAVDYIFLALAPTIWWLFLGRVIAGITGASVTTASAYIADISTDEDRAKNFGLIGAAFGLGFIIGPVLGGVLGHYGARVPFYAAAGLCLLNFLYGYFILPESLDKDKRREFNWKRANPVGSFKFLGKHPEISGLIVSLILIYIAGHAVQSNWSFFTMYKFNWTERMVGISLGVVGLLVGLVQGGLIRWTTPMLGEQKSIYYGLAFYAVGMLLFAFASEGWMMFVFLIPYCLGGICGPALQSVITKSVPSNEQGELQGALTSLMSATSIIGPPMMTNLFYYFTHDEAPFKFSGAPFFLAFILMAISVGVTYSAFQKKRKI from the coding sequence ATGGAAAATTCAAAGAAAAAAGCAGCTATAGGCTTTATATTTATTACCTTACTTATTGATATTACAGGGTGGGGGATCATTATTCCTGTGGTTCCAAAACTGATTGAAGAGCTGATTCATGCAGATATCAGTGAGGCTGCAAAATACGGAGGCTGGCTAGGATTTGCCTATGCATTTACACAGTTCATATTTTCACCCCTTGTTGGAAATCTGAGTGATAAGTATGGACGAAGACCTATTATTCTGATTTCACTTTTCGGTTTTGCTGTAGATTATATTTTCCTCGCTTTGGCCCCCACGATTTGGTGGCTTTTCCTGGGGAGAGTGATTGCAGGGATTACCGGAGCCAGTGTAACTACGGCAAGTGCTTATATTGCAGATATTTCTACAGATGAAGATAGAGCTAAAAACTTTGGGCTTATAGGAGCTGCGTTTGGCCTTGGATTTATCATAGGACCCGTACTTGGCGGGGTTCTTGGACATTATGGCGCAAGAGTTCCATTTTATGCGGCAGCGGGGCTTTGCCTGCTTAATTTCCTTTATGGCTACTTCATCCTTCCAGAAAGTTTAGATAAAGATAAAAGAAGAGAATTTAACTGGAAACGTGCTAACCCCGTTGGATCGTTTAAGTTTTTAGGGAAGCATCCTGAGATTTCAGGACTTATAGTTTCATTAATACTGATCTATATCGCTGGTCACGCCGTACAGAGTAACTGGAGCTTTTTTACGATGTATAAATTCAACTGGACAGAAAGAATGGTCGGGATCTCATTGGGAGTTGTAGGTCTGTTGGTAGGTCTTGTACAGGGCGGTCTGATCAGATGGACAACACCAATGCTTGGAGAGCAGAAAAGTATTTATTACGGACTGGCATTTTATGCGGTAGGAATGTTGCTGTTTGCATTTGCTTCAGAAGGGTGGATGATGTTTGTATTTTTAATCCCGTATTGTTTGGGAGGAATTTGCGGACCTGCCTTACAGTCTGTCATTACCAAAAGTGTTCCTTCTAATGAACAGGGAGAACTTCAGGGCGCACTTACGAGTTTAATGAGTGCTACTTCCATTATCGGACCTCCGATGATGACCAATCTGTTTTACTACTTTACGCATGACGAAGCACCGTTCAAGTTTTCAGGAGCGCCGTTCTTTTTAGCATTTATTTTAATGGCCATCAGTGTAGGAGTTACCTATTCTGCCTTTCAGAAAAAGAGGAAAATTTAA
- a CDS encoding arylamine N-acetyltransferase family protein gives MDKLKLEKYLERIHYSGELKLNLETLRRIHQLHPQYIPFENIDPYTGTVPSLNVEDVFQKLVVESRGGYCYEQNLLLDGVLKLIGFKVKLQLGRVVWKREEDSTAAQTHLLLIVDFEGQEYLVDCGFGAATLTAPLLLNEEGPQQTPNGLFKVSHKEETYVLCTWKEKWLPVYRFIIEHVEPADLEIANWYLSTHPESNFKKNLILSKVDANARYTYTDHMLNIRSNDGIKESVPIKNDEQLFEILTNTFGLKENAVEALKINGKTY, from the coding sequence ATGGACAAATTAAAATTAGAAAAATACCTGGAGAGGATTCATTATTCCGGAGAATTGAAATTGAATCTTGAAACATTGAGGAGAATACATCAGCTCCATCCCCAATATATCCCTTTTGAAAATATAGATCCTTACACCGGAACTGTTCCCTCTTTGAACGTAGAAGATGTTTTTCAAAAACTGGTCGTTGAATCCAGAGGTGGATACTGTTATGAACAAAATCTGCTTTTGGACGGAGTTTTGAAATTGATAGGATTCAAGGTGAAACTGCAATTGGGAAGGGTAGTTTGGAAAAGGGAAGAAGACAGCACTGCTGCGCAGACCCACTTATTGCTTATTGTAGATTTTGAAGGGCAGGAGTATCTTGTAGACTGTGGTTTTGGAGCGGCTACGCTTACAGCCCCTTTATTATTAAATGAAGAAGGTCCTCAGCAAACTCCCAACGGATTGTTTAAGGTTTCGCATAAAGAAGAAACGTATGTACTCTGTACCTGGAAGGAAAAATGGCTTCCTGTTTACCGTTTTATAATAGAACACGTAGAACCTGCTGATCTGGAAATTGCCAATTGGTACTTATCTACCCATCCGGAATCTAACTTTAAGAAAAATCTGATTCTGTCCAAAGTGGATGCGAATGCCAGATATACTTACACAGATCATATGCTGAATATCCGGTCTAATGACGGGATAAAAGAATCTGTACCTATAAAAAATGATGAACAACTGTTTGAAATTCTTACCAATACTTTTGGCTTAAAAGAGAATGCCGTTGAAGCACTAAAAATAAATGGGAAAACGTATTAA
- a CDS encoding twin-arginine translocase TatA/TatE family subunit, with amino-acid sequence MELSIGEMALIAIAIVVLFGPDKLPQIARDLGSGVRKMRGAVEDIKTEIMKETDNPVSEIKREIEKVKDAAKDFNPMNDIKKDILTEPAESTEPPKPKPSEDETYEGPVSR; translated from the coding sequence ATGGAATTAAGCATTGGAGAAATGGCACTCATTGCCATTGCAATCGTTGTATTATTCGGACCGGATAAACTTCCTCAGATCGCGCGTGACCTTGGATCAGGTGTTAGAAAAATGCGTGGAGCTGTAGAAGATATCAAGACGGAGATTATGAAAGAAACAGATAATCCTGTATCTGAAATTAAACGTGAGATTGAAAAGGTAAAAGATGCTGCCAAAGATTTCAATCCTATGAATGATATCAAGAAAGATATCTTAACAGAGCCTGCTGAATCTACTGAACCTCCAAAACCAAAACCTTCAGAAGATGAAACTTATGAAGGACCTGTAAGCAGATAA
- a CDS encoding phosphatase PAP2 family protein, whose amino-acid sequence MEELIQEDKKVFLYLNNLGNSSFDQFWMLISSTWIWVPLYIIFLYFLYKNYKLRALVFILIFLALGATVSDQLASVFKYGVARLRPCHDPTLEHHMRIVKCGGQFGFYSAHASNTFFLAAFLSIILKNKIKWFPYAIFVWAIVVSYSRIYLGVHFPIDILVGAFVGSLLGVIFGALARKVINKQTITS is encoded by the coding sequence ATGGAGGAGCTTATTCAGGAAGACAAAAAGGTATTTCTTTACCTTAATAATTTGGGAAACTCTTCTTTTGATCAGTTCTGGATGTTGATTTCCAGTACCTGGATCTGGGTTCCCCTTTATATTATATTCCTTTATTTTTTATACAAAAATTACAAACTAAGAGCTTTAGTTTTTATTCTTATATTTTTAGCACTGGGAGCAACGGTTTCTGATCAGTTGGCAAGTGTTTTCAAATATGGAGTGGCAAGGTTGAGACCATGTCATGACCCTACTCTGGAACATCATATGAGGATTGTGAAATGTGGCGGGCAATTTGGATTTTATTCCGCTCATGCATCCAATACCTTCTTTTTAGCAGCCTTTTTAAGTATTATACTGAAAAATAAAATTAAATGGTTTCCATACGCTATATTTGTATGGGCTATAGTGGTTTCCTACAGCCGAATATATTTAGGAGTGCATTTTCCAATTGATATTTTGGTGGGGGCGTTTGTTGGATCTTTATTGGGAGTGATATTTGGTGCACTCGCCAGAAAAGTGATCAACAAACAAACTATAACTTCATGA
- a CDS encoding tetratricopeptide repeat protein, translating to MKKKLLLAVTICLTFNAFSQDKKLAEDCFKRADYKCAEEQYLKLAEKEQIQKFQSEYYDYLGTSQRRLGKTNLAFKSYESALKANPLSVSVYVNLSSLYSQKGNKPKALEYIEKGLKVDAENPDLYLIRSKIYDSQGKKDLAIKDLNQILTFAPDNIFAKTGLANLKKNNGDLEGALKDYNKLITEKPESLLYNGRADVYFKMKKYKEALTDVNKAISIDPKFAQSYVSKALVLFETAKSKEACENLDKAVALGYEKAVLAEYYTKCVKK from the coding sequence ATGAAAAAAAAATTATTACTTGCAGTAACCATTTGTCTTACATTCAACGCCTTTTCGCAGGATAAAAAACTAGCTGAGGACTGTTTTAAAAGGGCCGATTATAAATGTGCCGAAGAACAGTATTTAAAGCTGGCGGAGAAAGAACAGATCCAGAAATTTCAATCTGAATATTATGATTATCTGGGAACATCTCAGAGAAGGCTGGGAAAGACTAATCTGGCTTTTAAATCCTATGAATCTGCTTTAAAGGCAAATCCATTATCAGTTTCCGTGTACGTTAACCTTTCATCATTGTACAGCCAGAAAGGCAATAAGCCCAAAGCACTGGAGTATATTGAAAAAGGATTGAAGGTGGATGCTGAAAATCCTGACCTATACCTTATACGTTCAAAAATTTACGATAGCCAGGGTAAAAAAGATCTCGCAATTAAAGATCTCAATCAGATTCTGACCTTTGCACCAGATAATATTTTTGCAAAAACAGGTCTGGCCAATCTCAAAAAAAATAACGGGGATCTTGAAGGTGCTTTAAAAGACTACAACAAGCTTATCACCGAGAAACCGGAATCATTACTGTACAATGGCAGGGCAGATGTATATTTCAAAATGAAAAAGTATAAAGAAGCGCTCACTGATGTCAATAAAGCTATTTCTATCGATCCCAAATTCGCGCAGTCGTATGTCAGCAAGGCATTGGTTTTATTTGAAACAGCCAAATCTAAAGAGGCCTGTGAAAATCTTGACAAAGCGGTGGCATTAGGCTATGAGAAAGCTGTACTGGCAGAGTATTACACAAAATGTGTAAAGAAGTAG
- a CDS encoding tRNA (cytidine(34)-2'-O)-methyltransferase: MLNIVLVEPEIPNNTGNIGRLCVGTESRLHLVHPFGFIINDKNLKRSGLDYWQHLDVSEYANVEEWVKNIPDPSRVFLMSSHAEKSYLENQFQDGDWLVFGKESVGLSEDVLNIFENHLTIPMSKLIRSFNIANSVAFVVGEAKRQIGL; encoded by the coding sequence ATGTTGAATATTGTTCTCGTAGAACCCGAAATACCTAATAATACAGGGAATATCGGAAGATTATGTGTAGGTACCGAAAGCAGATTACACCTGGTTCACCCATTTGGATTTATCATTAATGATAAAAATCTGAAACGATCAGGGTTGGATTATTGGCAGCATCTTGATGTTTCAGAATATGCCAACGTTGAAGAATGGGTTAAAAATATTCCGGATCCTTCACGTGTTTTTTTAATGAGTTCCCATGCGGAGAAATCTTATTTAGAGAACCAATTTCAGGATGGAGACTGGCTGGTTTTTGGAAAAGAAAGTGTGGGGCTGAGTGAAGATGTTTTGAATATTTTTGAAAATCATTTAACCATTCCTATGTCAAAATTAATCAGAAGTTTTAATATTGCAAATTCTGTTGCTTTTGTAGTAGGCGAAGCAAAAAGACAGATAGGATTATAG
- a CDS encoding 23S rRNA (pseudouridine(1915)-N(3))-methyltransferase RlmH, which produces MRISLLCIGKTDDKEITSLINYYLNRLPRHWNFEIIEIPDVKNAKNLSPDLLKKEEAKLFINHIDKNDLVVILDEKGKQFTSREFSQKIDVWMNSSVKKVHILIGGAYGFSEDIYSRANEKMSLSKMTFTHQMIRLFIVEQLYRADQILQGKPYHND; this is translated from the coding sequence ATGCGCATCAGTTTACTTTGTATCGGCAAAACAGACGACAAGGAAATTACTTCTTTAATCAATTATTATCTCAACCGTTTACCCAGGCACTGGAATTTTGAAATCATAGAAATTCCGGATGTTAAAAACGCAAAAAATCTATCTCCGGATCTTCTTAAAAAGGAAGAAGCGAAGTTGTTTATAAATCATATTGATAAAAATGACCTTGTTGTCATTCTTGACGAAAAAGGAAAGCAGTTTACCAGCCGGGAATTTTCTCAAAAAATTGATGTCTGGATGAATTCTTCTGTTAAAAAGGTACACATCCTTATTGGTGGAGCTTATGGCTTTTCAGAGGATATCTACAGCAGAGCCAACGAAAAAATGTCATTATCCAAAATGACATTTACGCACCAGATGATCCGTTTGTTTATTGTTGAGCAGCTTTATCGTGCTGATCAGATTCTGCAGGGGAAACCTTATCATAACGACTAA
- a CDS encoding YihY/virulence factor BrkB family protein — MGLKVPNFILKIQEFFDNIHIPVLGISLWQMFQIYISGIFKGNIGRKAAAISWSFTISLFPFILFLLSVLPYMPLYNELQFYIFDVLMHNVFPSNMEGDVKGYIVNNIIPNMKGISNLTIVLALLFATNGTFSLINGFNENSDEKLSDVKEFILSFFITIGFITIVFLTLFGVYYAEVVMKLFTPAYDVTWLVDNLSKIIGFVSFPLFYFILLTLFYWLGTVKITRFRQAVPGAILTTVLFVITTYIFAIYVKDIARYNVLYGSIGSMILLMVWVNVNVYLLLFGNELNMAIRKLRIEKILSDEIEKETV; from the coding sequence ATGGGTTTGAAAGTTCCTAATTTTATTTTGAAGATTCAAGAATTTTTTGATAACATTCATATTCCTGTCTTGGGAATATCGCTTTGGCAGATGTTTCAGATCTATATCTCCGGAATTTTCAAAGGAAACATTGGTCGAAAAGCAGCTGCGATTTCCTGGAGCTTTACCATCAGTTTGTTCCCGTTTATTCTCTTCCTGCTTTCTGTACTGCCCTATATGCCTCTTTATAATGAACTGCAGTTCTATATTTTCGATGTGCTGATGCATAATGTTTTTCCTTCCAATATGGAAGGAGATGTTAAAGGTTATATCGTAAACAATATCATCCCGAATATGAAAGGGATCAGTAACCTGACCATTGTCCTGGCCCTCCTTTTTGCTACCAATGGTACCTTTTCACTGATCAACGGTTTTAACGAAAACTCAGATGAAAAGCTAAGTGATGTCAAAGAATTTATCCTTTCATTTTTTATTACAATAGGTTTTATTACCATTGTATTTTTAACACTTTTCGGAGTATATTATGCGGAAGTTGTAATGAAACTTTTTACGCCGGCTTATGATGTTACATGGCTTGTAGATAACCTTTCCAAAATTATCGGATTCGTTTCTTTCCCGCTTTTTTATTTTATACTTCTGACTTTATTTTACTGGTTGGGGACAGTAAAGATTACAAGATTCAGACAGGCCGTTCCGGGGGCTATCTTAACGACAGTACTGTTTGTGATTACTACTTATATTTTCGCGATTTATGTAAAAGATATTGCCCGGTACAATGTTCTTTACGGATCGATCGGAAGTATGATTCTTTTAATGGTATGGGTAAACGTAAACGTCTATCTTCTGTTGTTTGGAAATGAACTCAATATGGCCATCAGAAAACTCAGAATAGAAAAAATTCTGTCAGATGAAATAGAGAAAGAAACGGTTTAG